From the genome of Globicephala melas chromosome 11, mGloMel1.2, whole genome shotgun sequence, one region includes:
- the LOC115866069 gene encoding histone H4, which yields MSGRGKGGKGLGKGGAKRHRKVLRDNIQGITKPAIRRLARRGGVKRISGLIYEETRGVLKVFLENVIRDAVTYTEHAKRKTVTAMDVVYALKRQGRTLYGFGG from the coding sequence ATGTCTGGTCGTGGCAAAGGTGGAAAGGGCCTGGGAAAGGGGGGCGCCAAGCGTCATCGTAAAGTTCTCCGTGACAACATCCAGGGCATCACCAAACCTGCTATCCGCCGTCTCGCCCGGCGTGGTGGTGTGAAGCGCATTTCTGGCCTTATCTACGAGGAGACCCGCGGGGTGCTGAAGGTGTTCTTGGAGAATGTAATCCGCGATGCTGTCACCTACACCGAGCACGCCAAGCGCAAGACTGTCACCGCCATGGACGTGGTTTACGCGCTCAAACGCCAGGGACGCACTCTCTACGGCTTCGGCGGCTAA